A section of the Candidatus Omnitrophota bacterium genome encodes:
- the hemH gene encoding ferrochelatase: protein MLPEIIYQYPYFFIGVIAILVNIPMGYLREGCAKFSLAWFFWIHASIPILIYLRWTLHTSKLFIPVAIMFAIVGQIVGSRYRRKKMPQAEHDALEQISDLRLMKNAGCSAGDADIQVVLLNMGGPQENKDVPDFLKRLFLDVRLIRFPLAFLLQPLFANLLVFFRAKAAQHRYQLIGGGSPILRSTMQQAAALQAELKKRGRNLNVTICFNYSYPLPSDTVEEIKLSNKKFVLPVSLYPHYSEATTGSSVYFLQKEAAQKIPDVRFLDADSYYLNDSYIQAFADRIRQQIKPNESLSDFYLLFSAHGLPLYFLKEGDVYPFQIAQTVAKVINSLGRQDAWSISYQSAVGPLVWLKPSTESMISALAKRGVKKLLVVPISFVTDHIETLCEIDIEYRTMAKELGIKDFRMSKALESHPGFISALADSAESALRYQQKQRECSRV, encoded by the coding sequence ATGTTGCCAGAAATTATTTACCAATATCCGTATTTTTTTATTGGCGTAATTGCTATTTTAGTCAATATTCCGATGGGTTATCTTCGGGAAGGCTGCGCAAAATTCTCGCTGGCGTGGTTTTTCTGGATCCATGCCTCTATTCCGATCCTTATCTATTTGCGTTGGACGCTTCACACGTCAAAGCTTTTTATCCCTGTTGCCATTATGTTTGCCATCGTCGGGCAGATCGTCGGTAGCCGTTATCGGCGCAAAAAAATGCCGCAGGCCGAGCATGACGCTCTCGAGCAAATCTCTGATCTGCGTCTTATGAAAAATGCCGGTTGTTCGGCGGGGGATGCGGATATTCAAGTTGTCTTGCTTAACATGGGCGGGCCGCAGGAAAATAAAGATGTTCCGGATTTCTTAAAAAGGCTTTTTTTGGATGTGCGGCTTATCCGATTTCCGCTGGCGTTTTTATTACAGCCTTTGTTCGCAAATTTACTTGTATTCTTTAGAGCCAAAGCCGCGCAACATCGTTATCAGTTGATCGGCGGCGGAAGCCCGATTCTAAGATCAACCATGCAGCAGGCGGCGGCGCTGCAGGCTGAATTGAAGAAACGCGGGCGAAATTTGAATGTCACGATCTGTTTTAACTATAGCTATCCGCTTCCATCCGATACAGTGGAAGAAATAAAGCTTTCAAATAAGAAATTTGTTTTACCGGTGAGTTTGTATCCGCATTATTCCGAGGCAACGACCGGTTCCAGCGTTTATTTCCTACAAAAGGAAGCGGCACAGAAAATTCCGGATGTTCGGTTTTTAGATGCGGATTCTTATTATTTAAACGATTCCTACATTCAGGCATTTGCCGATCGTATCCGTCAGCAAATAAAGCCGAATGAATCTTTAAGTGATTTTTATCTTTTGTTTTCGGCGCACGGGTTACCGCTTTATTTTCTAAAGGAAGGCGATGTTTATCCTTTTCAAATCGCTCAAACGGTCGCTAAAGTTATAAATTCTTTAGGCCGGCAAGACGCGTGGAGCATTTCCTATCAAAGCGCGGTTGGGCCGCTTGTTTGGTTAAAGCCATCGACGGAAAGCATGATTTCCGCTTTGGCTAAGCGCGGTGTGAAGAAGCTTCTGGTTGTTCCTATTTCTTTTGTGACGGATCATATCGAAACTCTTTGCGAGATCGATATAGAATATCGAACAATGGCTAAAGAATTAGGGATCAAAGATTTCCGGATGAGCAAGGCTTTAGAGTCGCATCCGGGATTTATATCCGCTTTAGCGGATAGTGCGGAATCGGCGTTACGTTATCAACAAAAACAACGCGAGTGTTCTCGCGTTTGA
- a CDS encoding TMEM14 family protein: MKPINVAFLIYGILMFVGGFIGFAKAGSKMSLIMGIVSGLIIILGVLISLNNPQTGYLVLTVTTTLLSAVFISRLIKTQSFMPSGMLLIFSLAALAVCVVQLIKK; the protein is encoded by the coding sequence ATGAAGCCAATCAATGTCGCGTTTTTAATTTACGGGATCCTCATGTTTGTGGGCGGATTTATCGGTTTCGCCAAAGCCGGAAGCAAAATGTCTTTGATCATGGGCATTGTTTCCGGGCTTATTATTATTCTCGGCGTTTTAATTTCCTTGAACAATCCGCAAACCGGATACCTTGTTTTAACAGTGACAACAACGTTGTTGTCGGCTGTTTTTATAAGCCGTTTGATCAAAACACAAAGTTTTATGCCGTCGGGAATGCTCTTGATCTTTAGCCTCGCGGCCTTAGCAGTTTGCGTTGTTCAATTAATAAAAAAATAG
- a CDS encoding AtpZ/AtpI family protein, whose amino-acid sequence MTPKIDKSNFQHVSIGLNVATGMFVFSYLGFLADKKWGGQAWTLVGILLGLVYSAYEIWKLIRQLNDQDKKT is encoded by the coding sequence GTGACTCCTAAGATTGATAAAAGTAATTTTCAGCATGTTTCCATCGGCCTTAATGTCGCCACCGGAATGTTCGTTTTTTCCTATTTGGGATTTTTAGCCGATAAAAAATGGGGCGGGCAAGCCTGGACATTGGTAGGGATTCTCTTAGGATTGGTGTATAGCGCTTATGAGATCTGGAAACTTATTCGTCAGCTGAACGATCAGGATAAAAAAACGTAA
- the atpB gene encoding F0F1 ATP synthase subunit A, with product MANPGFNLEQYIMHHVTNAHQWRLPFLPPLELPSFLSLHALMLFFCAAFLIVLFVFCFNKKDRVPHGMTNLLEAFVVFIRDDIAVNCLGEKDGRKMTPLFCTFFFFILGLNLMGLIPLFSTATANVNVTAALALVTLSFMIFGAIYKNGFMGFVKALVPSGVPAPILIILVPIEVLGLFIKTFALTIRLFANMLAGHIVIFALLGLVVLLGFAALPAVVLALFIYVVEILVCFLQAYIFTLLSAMFIGQMYHPAH from the coding sequence ATGGCAAATCCCGGATTTAATTTAGAACAGTACATTATGCATCATGTGACGAATGCGCACCAGTGGCGTTTGCCGTTTTTACCGCCTTTGGAATTGCCATCGTTTTTAAGCCTCCATGCCTTAATGCTGTTTTTTTGCGCGGCATTTTTGATCGTTCTTTTTGTGTTTTGTTTTAACAAAAAAGACCGTGTTCCTCACGGTATGACAAACCTTTTGGAAGCGTTCGTTGTTTTTATCCGTGATGATATTGCCGTTAACTGCTTAGGTGAAAAAGACGGACGGAAAATGACACCGCTTTTTTGCACGTTTTTCTTCTTTATCTTGGGTTTGAATTTGATGGGGCTTATTCCGCTGTTTTCTACTGCAACCGCGAATGTTAATGTAACGGCCGCGCTGGCGCTTGTTACCCTAAGCTTTATGATATTTGGCGCTATCTACAAAAATGGATTCATGGGGTTTGTTAAGGCGCTTGTTCCATCAGGAGTTCCTGCTCCCATTTTGATCATTTTGGTTCCCATTGAGGTTTTAGGGCTTTTTATTAAAACGTTCGCCTTAACGATCCGTTTATTCGCCAATATGCTAGCAGGGCATATTGTGATTTTTGCGCTTTTAGGTTTGGTTGTTCTGTTGGGCTTTGCGGCGCTTCCGGCAGTTGTTCTGGCCCTTTTTATTTATGTTGTTGAGATATTAGTTTGCTTTTTGCAGGCGTACATTTTTACGCTTTTATCGGCGATGTTCATCGGTCAAATGTATCATCCGGCGCATTAA
- the atpE gene encoding ATP synthase F0 subunit C, protein MTPAVFAALGAGLVTIGVGFGIGKLAAAAVEGIARQPEATNKIQTAMLIAAALIEGVALFCAVICFLALNK, encoded by the coding sequence ATGACTCCAGCAGTATTTGCCGCCTTAGGCGCAGGTTTAGTGACCATTGGCGTTGGATTCGGGATCGGAAAGCTCGCTGCCGCTGCCGTAGAGGGCATTGCCCGTCAACCGGAAGCGACCAATAAGATCCAAACAGCCATGTTGATCGCGGCTGCTTTGATCGAAGGGGTTGCTTTGTTTTGCGCGGTTATTTGCTTTTTAGCCCTTAACAAATAA
- the atpF gene encoding F0F1 ATP synthase subunit B, whose protein sequence is MTPDSALEHVSGAAEHAPGVFTPDVMMAVLTWVTFFALLLVLYKFAWKPILNALESREELIRRSVENAEKANRQLADIEKSRDEIIAQAHEKAKDVVDQARKAAIEAAGVIQQKTRDDAHIILENARREINAEKEKAQAELKSTSAHIAVQLAEKLINENLDSEKNQKIVRDFIKDI, encoded by the coding sequence ATGACGCCTGATAGCGCATTAGAACATGTTTCTGGGGCCGCTGAGCACGCGCCGGGAGTTTTTACACCCGATGTGATGATGGCTGTTTTGACTTGGGTGACTTTCTTTGCGCTTTTGCTCGTCCTTTATAAGTTCGCCTGGAAACCTATTTTAAACGCTTTAGAATCGCGCGAAGAATTGATCCGCCGCTCAGTTGAAAACGCGGAAAAGGCGAACCGCCAACTGGCGGATATCGAAAAATCACGCGATGAGATCATCGCGCAGGCGCACGAAAAAGCCAAAGATGTTGTGGATCAAGCACGTAAAGCGGCTATTGAAGCGGCTGGCGTGATCCAGCAGAAAACCAGAGACGACGCGCATATCATTTTAGAAAATGCCCGTCGTGAGATCAACGCCGAAAAAGAAAAAGCACAAGCCGAGCTCAAAAGCACCAGTGCGCATATTGCCGTTCAGCTGGCCGAAAAACTTATTAACGAAAATTTAGATTCAGAAAAGAATCAGAAAATCGTTCGAGATTTTATTAAGGATATTTAG
- the atpH gene encoding ATP synthase F1 subunit delta → MKKLPVRSYTQMLLELSKEQNSLETVAGDMVALKSLIGDSKEFDDFLNNPSISSSVRQGMVEELFKTRVHATTFQFLNFLSEKGRLPLLFDICLLFEGKYKDIKGIVDVTIFTSFESNTAEIKDICRQLKEKLHKDIEPKVVVDRHLLGGIKIKVKDFVYDLSLRNQLVKFQKGIFTA, encoded by the coding sequence GTGAAAAAGCTTCCCGTAAGATCTTACACTCAAATGCTTCTTGAGCTGTCCAAAGAGCAAAATAGTCTTGAGACAGTCGCTGGGGACATGGTTGCGCTAAAATCGCTTATTGGCGATTCAAAAGAGTTCGATGATTTTTTAAATAACCCTTCGATCTCGTCTTCGGTGCGTCAGGGGATGGTCGAGGAGCTGTTTAAGACTCGTGTTCATGCAACGACGTTTCAGTTCTTAAATTTTCTTTCTGAAAAAGGACGATTGCCCCTTCTTTTTGATATTTGCCTTTTATTTGAGGGAAAATATAAAGACATTAAAGGCATTGTCGACGTGACTATTTTCACCTCATTTGAGTCAAACACTGCGGAGATCAAAGACATTTGCCGTCAACTCAAAGAAAAACTGCATAAAGATATTGAGCCTAAAGTGGTGGTCGACCGTCACTTGTTAGGCGGGATCAAAATTAAGGTAAAAGATTTTGTTTACGATTTGAGCCTGCGCAACCAACTTGTTAAATTTCAAAAAGGAATTTTTACAGCCTAA
- the atpA gene encoding F0F1 ATP synthase subunit alpha encodes MSTTIRPDEISAILKKQIAGFEKKLDSYEIGTVLNVGDGIARVYGLSNVMAGELVEFSCGLRGMVLNLEEDNVGVAVFGEDKHIREGDEVKRTQKIASVPVGEKLIGRIVDALGVAIDGQAPIEAKEFRQIEVKAPGIIQRQNVHEPLQTGIKVIDALTPIGRGQRELIIGDRKTGKTTIAIDTIVNQRGQGVFCFYVAIGQKRSTVAQVYEVLKKHGAMEYTTIVAATASDPAPMQFLAPYSGCAMAEYYRDSGRHALIIYDDLTKQAQSYRQISLLLRRPPGREAYPGDIFYLHSRLLERAAKMSKQQGAGSLTALPIIETQAGDVSAYIPTNVISITDGQIYLDTDLFNAGQRPAVNAGLSVSRVGGDAQVKAMKQTAGTLRLDLAQYRELEAFSQFASDLDPATRKQLERGHRLMNVIKQGIQHPLPVVKQVAIIYAGVNGFLDDILPKDIARFEAELNNALDSHYADFVKLFDSVRQLTPEIRAALDELLTAVKKGFKL; translated from the coding sequence ATGTCTACAACGATCCGTCCGGATGAAATATCCGCCATCTTAAAAAAGCAAATCGCCGGTTTTGAAAAGAAACTTGATTCCTATGAAATCGGGACCGTTTTAAATGTCGGTGACGGCATTGCCCGTGTTTATGGGCTAAGCAATGTTATGGCCGGGGAATTAGTGGAATTTTCTTGCGGGTTGCGAGGCATGGTTTTAAACCTGGAAGAAGATAATGTCGGCGTTGCGGTTTTCGGCGAAGATAAGCATATCCGCGAAGGGGATGAAGTGAAGCGAACACAAAAAATCGCTTCTGTTCCCGTCGGTGAGAAACTCATTGGGCGCATTGTGGATGCCTTAGGCGTTGCCATTGACGGACAAGCGCCGATCGAGGCAAAGGAATTCCGCCAAATTGAAGTGAAAGCCCCCGGAATCATCCAGCGCCAAAATGTTCACGAGCCGCTTCAAACCGGAATAAAAGTTATCGATGCCTTAACGCCTATTGGCCGCGGTCAGCGCGAATTAATTATCGGCGATCGCAAAACCGGCAAGACAACCATTGCCATTGACACCATCGTTAATCAGCGCGGCCAGGGAGTTTTTTGTTTTTATGTGGCGATCGGCCAAAAGCGTTCCACGGTTGCTCAAGTTTATGAAGTATTGAAAAAACACGGTGCCATGGAATATACCACCATTGTTGCCGCGACCGCTTCTGATCCGGCGCCGATGCAATTTTTAGCGCCTTATTCGGGTTGCGCCATGGCGGAATATTACCGTGATTCCGGCCGGCACGCCTTGATCATTTATGATGATTTAACCAAGCAAGCCCAGTCGTATCGCCAAATTTCACTTTTGCTTCGTCGTCCTCCGGGCCGAGAAGCGTATCCGGGAGATATTTTCTACTTGCATAGCCGTCTTTTGGAACGCGCCGCAAAAATGAGCAAGCAACAGGGAGCGGGAAGCTTAACGGCTCTTCCTATTATTGAAACACAAGCGGGCGATGTGTCGGCCTACATTCCCACCAACGTTATTTCTATTACCGATGGACAAATTTATTTAGATACCGATCTATTTAATGCCGGGCAAAGACCGGCGGTCAATGCGGGGCTTTCGGTTTCCCGCGTCGGGGGCGATGCTCAAGTTAAAGCGATGAAGCAAACCGCTGGAACGCTTCGGCTTGACTTAGCACAATATCGCGAGCTCGAAGCTTTTTCTCAATTTGCATCTGACCTTGATCCGGCGACCCGCAAGCAACTTGAGCGCGGACATCGTTTGATGAATGTGATCAAACAGGGCATTCAACATCCTCTGCCAGTTGTTAAACAGGTTGCGATCATTTACGCAGGCGTAAACGGGTTTTTAGATGATATTCTACCCAAGGACATTGCGCGTTTTGAAGCTGAATTAAACAACGCTCTTGATTCGCATTATGCCGATTTTGTTAAGCTTTTTGATAGCGTGCGGCAATTAACACCCGAGATCAGGGCCGCCTTAGATGAACTTTTAACCGCAGTTAAAAAAGGTTTTAAACTGTAA
- the atpG gene encoding ATP synthase F1 subunit gamma yields MAGIKVFNTKIRSLKNTRKITKTMKMVSASKLRKAQEAQANAKSYAQKITSLVSRISASVDTDIHPLLKRRPENHKALILIITSDRGLCGAFNNNANRMVNQWIIENHNDYPRIDVSCCGKRGYLYFRKRIPIQAYYEKVTINPKFSDAVRIGEDLSRLFISGEYDEIYLTYNQFFSPLSQKTIFEKILPIDPKALIAEREAQKTDYIFEPAVPEMLSFLVPHFLYFTIYFALLENSAGEHGARMSAMDNATNNAGDLIDRYTLLRNRARQAAITTELTEIISGAQALN; encoded by the coding sequence ATGGCAGGAATAAAAGTTTTTAATACAAAGATTCGCAGTCTTAAAAATACGCGGAAAATCACCAAGACCATGAAAATGGTTTCGGCCAGTAAATTGCGCAAGGCCCAAGAGGCTCAGGCGAACGCTAAATCTTACGCGCAAAAGATCACATCCTTGGTGTCACGGATCTCGGCGTCGGTTGATACGGATATTCATCCGCTTTTAAAGCGCCGTCCGGAAAATCATAAAGCGCTAATTTTGATTATTACGTCGGATAGAGGGCTTTGCGGCGCGTTCAATAATAATGCCAATCGCATGGTCAATCAATGGATCATTGAAAATCATAATGATTATCCTCGCATTGATGTCAGCTGCTGCGGAAAACGAGGTTATTTGTATTTTCGCAAACGCATTCCCATCCAGGCATATTATGAGAAAGTAACGATCAATCCAAAATTCTCTGATGCGGTTCGCATCGGGGAAGATTTAAGCCGGTTGTTTATATCAGGTGAGTATGACGAAATATATTTGACCTATAATCAGTTTTTCAGCCCTTTATCGCAAAAAACAATTTTTGAAAAAATTCTTCCTATAGACCCAAAGGCTCTTATAGCGGAAAGGGAAGCTCAAAAAACCGACTATATTTTTGAGCCGGCCGTGCCGGAAATGTTGTCATTTTTAGTTCCGCATTTTCTTTATTTTACGATCTATTTTGCTTTACTGGAGAATTCCGCCGGAGAACACGGCGCGCGTATGTCGGCGATGGACAATGCGACTAATAATGCCGGAGATCTTATCGATCGCTACACATTATTGCGTAACCGTGCGCGACAAGCGGCGATCACCACCGAATTAACCGAAATTATTAGCGGCGCGCAGGCGCTTAATTAA
- the atpD gene encoding F0F1 ATP synthase subunit beta, which produces MSTQETEVFGKVTQVFGAVIDVSFPANQLPKIFTALKVTNPSINNEKWNLVLEVAQHLGDNMVRTIAMNTTDGLSRGMEVMDTHEQLSMPVGEGTLGRVLNLLGEPIDEAGPVKFKKRMPIHRAAPVFKDQDTQTSILVTGIKVVDLLAPYRRGGKIGLFGGAGVGKTVLIQELINNIAKEHGGYSVFAGVGERTREGTALYKEMIEAGVIDKTALIFGQMNEPPGARARVALSALTVAEYFRDEMNQDVLLFIDNIFRFTQAGSEVSALLGRIPSAVGYQPTLGTDMGELQERITSTKSGSITSIQAIYVPADDYTDPAPAATFAHLDATTELSRSIVELGIYPAVDPLASTSTILTPEIVGEEHYKVARGVQEILQRYKELQDIIAILGMEELSEEDRLTVSRARKIQKFLSQPFHVAEQFTGLKGAYVPLGDTIRSFKEILDGKHDHIPEQAFYMAGAIDQVLEKAKTFMK; this is translated from the coding sequence ATGTCAACGCAAGAGACCGAAGTTTTTGGAAAAGTAACTCAAGTGTTTGGCGCGGTCATTGATGTTTCGTTTCCCGCCAACCAATTGCCAAAGATTTTTACCGCGCTAAAAGTGACCAATCCGTCCATTAATAATGAGAAGTGGAATCTGGTCCTGGAAGTGGCGCAGCACTTAGGTGACAATATGGTGCGCACCATCGCCATGAATACCACCGATGGGCTTAGCCGTGGAATGGAAGTTATGGATACGCATGAACAGCTTTCTATGCCGGTGGGCGAGGGAACTTTAGGGCGTGTTTTAAATCTTTTAGGCGAACCTATTGATGAGGCAGGACCGGTCAAATTTAAAAAGCGAATGCCCATTCATCGTGCGGCGCCGGTTTTTAAAGATCAAGATACCCAAACGAGTATTTTAGTGACCGGAATTAAAGTTGTGGACCTTTTAGCGCCATATCGGCGGGGCGGTAAGATCGGGCTTTTTGGCGGCGCCGGTGTTGGGAAAACAGTTTTGATTCAGGAGCTCATCAACAATATTGCCAAAGAACACGGCGGATATTCGGTTTTTGCCGGTGTGGGTGAACGTACGCGCGAAGGAACAGCGCTTTATAAAGAAATGATCGAGGCGGGTGTTATTGATAAAACCGCGCTTATCTTCGGTCAAATGAATGAACCGCCCGGCGCGCGCGCTCGCGTGGCTTTATCGGCTTTAACGGTTGCCGAATATTTTCGCGACGAAATGAACCAAGATGTTCTTTTGTTCATCGATAATATTTTCCGCTTTACTCAGGCAGGCTCCGAAGTTTCCGCTCTCTTAGGGCGAATTCCATCGGCTGTCGGTTATCAACCGACTTTAGGAACGGATATGGGCGAGCTTCAAGAGCGTATTACCTCGACAAAGTCAGGCTCGATTACTTCCATTCAAGCCATTTATGTTCCGGCGGACGATTATACTGATCCGGCGCCGGCGGCAACCTTCGCCCATTTGGACGCAACGACCGAGCTTTCCCGTTCTATTGTTGAATTGGGAATTTATCCGGCAGTTGATCCCTTAGCGTCAACCTCAACGATCCTCACTCCGGAGATCGTCGGAGAAGAGCATTACAAGGTCGCGCGCGGTGTTCAGGAAATTTTACAGCGCTACAAGGAACTGCAGGATATTATCGCTATTTTAGGGATGGAAGAATTGTCCGAAGAGGACCGTTTAACGGTTTCGCGCGCCAGAAAAATTCAGAAATTCTTATCGCAACCGTTTCATGTGGCGGAACAATTTACGGGGCTTAAAGGTGCTTATGTTCCGTTGGGAGATACGATCCGTTCATTCAAAGAGATATTGGATGGCAAGCATGATCACATTCCGGAGCAAGCTTTTTATATGGCCGGGGCTATCGATCAAGTGTTAGAAAAAGCAAAAACCTTTATGAAATAA
- the atpC gene encoding ATP synthase F1 subunit epsilon — MSAYPFSFVTVHGKIFDGKVDSVIAPGVEGYFGVLSQHAPMVAMLTRGVVSLRQEGVEKHFAVNQGILEVDGSGQVVLLAQEGVAADSINQAKEKAAAF; from the coding sequence ATGAGCGCTTATCCATTCTCTTTTGTTACGGTTCACGGAAAAATATTTGACGGAAAAGTAGATTCTGTTATCGCGCCCGGCGTTGAAGGCTATTTTGGTGTCTTAAGCCAGCACGCGCCGATGGTGGCGATGCTCACCAGGGGAGTCGTGTCTTTGCGTCAAGAAGGCGTAGAAAAGCATTTTGCTGTTAACCAGGGAATTTTAGAAGTTGACGGCAGCGGCCAAGTTGTTTTATTGGCGCAAGAAGGTGTTGCGGCGGATAGTATCAATCAGGCAAAAGAAAAAGCCGCCGCATTTTAA
- a CDS encoding HEAT repeat domain-containing protein, with amino-acid sequence MENYINKNQPEASAPEEKSFIGVIFHSFFIIPFIIAVFMLLLFWGVRALTTEQKTAFDYLEDVKTGGLTKRWQSAFELSKLLASPQLKPSSEKFYSELKKTFLNSSHDDSRVQQYLALAMGKTENVIFAETLLSALKSANPDAAASIIYALGMLKETKDSPVAIYPFLENPDPQIRLASVIALGNIGQSESVPYIRKALFDAEPNIKWDAAVALAKLQDESGKEVLLNLLDRQYLSGFPQVDANEQIQIMIVAMRASALLKDAQLQNALVDLAKNDPNIDVRKTALELTRSE; translated from the coding sequence ATGGAAAATTATATAAATAAAAACCAACCTGAAGCGAGTGCGCCTGAAGAGAAATCTTTTATCGGCGTCATTTTCCATTCTTTTTTTATCATTCCGTTTATTATCGCTGTTTTTATGCTGCTTTTGTTCTGGGGCGTGCGCGCTTTGACGACAGAGCAGAAAACCGCTTTTGATTATCTGGAAGATGTCAAAACCGGCGGCTTAACCAAACGTTGGCAATCGGCGTTTGAGCTGTCAAAGTTGCTGGCGAGCCCTCAGTTAAAACCTTCAAGCGAGAAATTCTATTCCGAACTTAAAAAAACATTCCTAAATTCTTCCCATGATGACAGCCGCGTGCAGCAATATTTGGCTCTGGCGATGGGGAAGACCGAAAATGTGATTTTTGCCGAAACGCTTTTATCCGCCTTGAAAAGCGCCAATCCGGATGCGGCCGCGTCCATCATTTACGCGTTGGGGATGTTAAAGGAGACTAAAGATTCTCCGGTTGCTATTTATCCGTTCTTAGAGAATCCCGATCCTCAAATCCGGTTAGCGTCTGTTATCGCTTTAGGGAATATCGGCCAGTCTGAATCCGTACCGTATATAAGGAAAGCATTATTTGACGCGGAACCAAATATTAAATGGGATGCGGCCGTCGCTTTGGCCAAATTACAAGACGAGTCAGGGAAAGAAGTTTTGTTGAATTTGTTGGATCGTCAGTATCTTTCCGGTTTTCCACAGGTTGACGCGAATGAACAAATTCAAATTATGATCGTTGCCATGAGAGCGTCGGCACTCTTGAAAGACGCGCAATTGCAAAATGCGCTCGTTGATTTGGCTAAGAATGACCCCAATATTGATGTTCGAAAAACTGCTTTGGAACTAACAAGATCAGAATAG
- a CDS encoding ubiquinol-cytochrome c reductase iron-sulfur subunit — MSDKDKSNSTPLKSLTETPIDRRTFIKWSAVGWIAFAGVVGGYASMIMRYLFPNVLFEPVQTFKAGFPDEYQINEVSERWKDKFGVWIVRDDEKIYALSTVCTHLGCTPNWSPNEGKFKCPCHGSGFYKTGINYEGPAPRPLERFKITLADDGQILIDKTKKFQQEKGEWKDSESFLAV, encoded by the coding sequence ATGAGTGATAAAGATAAGTCTAATTCCACGCCTTTGAAATCCTTGACCGAAACGCCCATTGACCGTCGGACATTTATCAAGTGGTCGGCGGTCGGCTGGATCGCTTTTGCCGGTGTGGTGGGCGGATACGCGTCCATGATCATGCGGTATTTATTTCCCAATGTTTTGTTTGAGCCGGTTCAGACGTTTAAGGCGGGTTTTCCGGATGAATATCAGATCAATGAGGTTTCCGAGCGCTGGAAAGATAAATTTGGCGTGTGGATCGTTCGTGATGATGAAAAAATTTACGCCCTATCGACCGTATGCACACATTTAGGTTGCACGCCAAATTGGTCGCCAAATGAAGGAAAATTCAAATGTCCATGTCACGGCAGCGGATTTTATAAAACCGGGATCAATTATGAAGGCCCGGCGCCGCGTCCTTTAGAGCGGTTTAAGATCACTTTAGCCGATGACGGACAGATCTTGATCGACAAAACGAAGAAATTCCAGCAAGAAAAAGGCGAGTGGAAAGACTCTGAATCTTTTCTTGCTGTTTGA
- a CDS encoding cytochrome b N-terminal domain-containing protein, protein MSVPQQKNKKNLLERFTETQVYRSIFRTGIPVNRRQRMMVVLNNVFLHLHPVRLPKHAVKLTYTWCMGGLSFFIFLVLTVTGILLMFYYRPTVEYAYGDVTDLAQQVPLGIMREIHRWSAHLMVITVWLHMFRVFMTGAYKPPREFNWVVGVILLVLTMLMSFTGYLLPWDQLAIWAITVGSNMAGATPFVGSAGPGASLLAIGDVNFVHAGSDARFAMLAGRFVGEGALLRFYVLHCIGLPFVIMIFMIIHFWRIRKDGGISGPT, encoded by the coding sequence ATGTCTGTACCGCAGCAAAAAAATAAAAAGAATCTGCTAGAACGATTTACAGAAACCCAGGTGTATCGTTCCATTTTTCGTACCGGCATTCCGGTAAATCGCCGTCAGCGAATGATGGTTGTTTTAAATAATGTCTTTCTTCATTTACATCCCGTGCGGCTTCCTAAGCATGCGGTGAAATTAACATATACCTGGTGCATGGGCGGGCTTTCATTCTTCATCTTTCTCGTTTTGACAGTGACGGGCATTTTGCTGATGTTTTATTATCGCCCAACGGTGGAATATGCTTACGGCGACGTGACGGATTTGGCCCAACAAGTACCGCTCGGTATTATGCGCGAAATTCACCGTTGGTCGGCGCATTTAATGGTCATCACGGTTTGGCTGCATATGTTTCGGGTTTTTATGACCGGGGCTTATAAACCGCCGCGCGAATTTAATTGGGTGGTTGGCGTTATTTTACTTGTCTTAACAATGCTCATGAGCTTTACCGGATATTTATTGCCGTGGGATCAGTTGGCGATTTGGGCCATTACCGTTGGTTCGAATATGGCCGGCGCGACACCTTTTGTCGGTTCTGCCGGGCCTGGCGCGTCGCTTTTGGCCATCGGCGATGTAAATTTTGTCCATGCGGGAAGTGACGCGCGTTTTGCCATGCTGGCGGGACGTTTTGTCGGCGAAGGGGCTTTACTTCGTTTTTATGTTTTACACTGTATCGGTTTGCCTTTTGTCATCATGATTTTTATGATCATTCATTTTTGGAGAATTAGAAAAGACGGCGGTATTTCCGGCCCAACATAA